One Candidatus Kryptobacter tengchongensis genomic window, AAAGAGCCGAGGCAAGAGAAAGAAATGAAAAATTTCCATTTGATCCAAAAGAAATTGATTTTATAATTTTATCTCATGCACACATTGATCACAGCGGGAACATACCCCAAATTGTCAAGAAGGGTTTTAGCGGGAAAATCTTTTCAACATCTGCCACCCGTGACCTTGCAAGCATAATGCTTATTGATAGCGGTCACATTCAGGAGAAAGACGCTGAATATCTGAACAAAAAATTGAAAAGCAAAGGGGAACCAGAAATTGAGCCTCTTTATACAGTCAAAGATGCTCTTCGGTCACTTGAACATTTTTTTAGTCTCCCGTATAGAAAAGAAATTAAAATAGCCGATGGAATAAGTTTAATTTTCTATGACGCTGGGCATCTTCTTGGCTCAGCCATAACCGTTCTTAATATAAAAGAAAACGGGGTAAAAGTTCGTCTTGCCTTTACAGGTGATCTTGGACGACCTTACAAACCGATATTGAAAAACCCAGAATTGATAGGTAATGTTGATTTTCTAATTACGGAAAGCACATACGGCGGAACGATACACGAGGAAATTGAAAAAGTTGAACAGAAAATTGCGGAAATTGTAATTAAATCTTATAACCAAAACGGGAAAATTATAATTCCTGCTTTTAGCGTTGATAGAACTCAAGTGTTAATTTATATACTTCATAAGCTTGTCTCATCAAATCAAATCCCCAAAATTCCGATTTTTATTGACAGTCCACTTGCGGTAAATGCAACCGAGATTTATCGTCTTCATCCTGAATGCTTTGATGATGAAATGAAAGAATTGCTTTTAAATGGGAAAGATCCGTTTGACTTTTCAACGCTTCATTATATAACCGATGTTGAGGAATCAAAAAAATTAAATAAATATGAAAAGCCTTGTTTGATTATCTCCGCTTCAGGGATGTGCGAAACAGGGCGGATTCTCCATCACCTTGCAAATAACATTGAAAATCCCAAAAATACAATTTTAATTGTTGGATACATGGCGGAAAATACACTTGGTAGAAAGTTGAAGGATGGAGTTAAAAAAGTCAAAATTTTTGGCGATGAATACGATGTAAACGCAGAGGTTATCTCCATTGATGCTTTAAGTGCCCATGCGGATAGAAACGAACTTCTTGCATATATAAGTCACATTGACAGAAAACATGTAAATGGAATATTTGTCGTTCATGGTGAAGAGGAACAATCGTTTAAACTTGCGGATGGTTTGAAAGAGATAGGGTTTGAAAATGTGATCGTCCCCGAAAGAGGTGAAACATTTGAAATATAAATGAATCAAGAAATGGAAAATTTCCGAAGGAAAAGTTTTTGGCTTGAGACAGCTGGTGAATTTAAAGCACAACCCGAATTAGAAGGAAGTTTAAAAGTTGACATCGCAATCATAGGGGGTGGTTTTACAGGTCTTTCAACAGCATTTCATATTAAAAAGATTAATAACTCAATTGATGTCGCAATAGTTGAAGACCAAATCTGTGGTTATGGAGCAAGCGGTAGAAATGCGGGTTTTGGTATGACGCTCTTCGGGTTGACATTTAGTTTAACTGCTTTAAGATTTGGAAAAGAAAAAGCACTTCAAGCACATCATTACATG contains:
- a CDS encoding metallo-beta-lactamase family protein: MMKIQFIGAVRTVTGSMHLIEANGLKFLLDCGLYQGKRAEARERNEKFPFDPKEIDFIILSHAHIDHSGNIPQIVKKGFSGKIFSTSATRDLASIMLIDSGHIQEKDAEYLNKKLKSKGEPEIEPLYTVKDALRSLEHFFSLPYRKEIKIADGISLIFYDAGHLLGSAITVLNIKENGVKVRLAFTGDLGRPYKPILKNPELIGNVDFLITESTYGGTIHEEIEKVEQKIAEIVIKSYNQNGKIIIPAFSVDRTQVLIYILHKLVSSNQIPKIPIFIDSPLAVNATEIYRLHPECFDDEMKELLLNGKDPFDFSTLHYITDVEESKKLNKYEKPCLIISASGMCETGRILHHLANNIENPKNTILIVGYMAENTLGRKLKDGVKKVKIFGDEYDVNAEVISIDALSAHADRNELLAYISHIDRKHVNGIFVVHGEEEQSFKLADGLKEIGFENVIVPERGETFEI